The Chryseobacterium suipulveris genome window below encodes:
- a CDS encoding copper resistance protein NlpE, with product MKKLMLPLLLTGLILGSCQNKNEKTAETTTSETTTEVVPQDSAEVMEVSDGHTTENSVDWNGTYKGTIPCASCPGIESTLTLNTDKTYVLESSYIGEKKQNFVDKGTFEFSKDGSFITLKDDQDPNESKVFLVGENQVFMAEKVGDRSMKEDYKLTKKL from the coding sequence ATGAAAAAATTAATGCTCCCACTTCTATTGACGGGTTTGATTTTGGGATCCTGTCAAAACAAAAATGAAAAGACCGCCGAAACTACAACCTCCGAAACCACAACAGAAGTTGTTCCGCAAGATTCAGCAGAAGTAATGGAAGTTTCCGACGGACACACTACTGAAAACTCGGTGGATTGGAACGGCACTTACAAAGGAACGATTCCATGCGCTTCCTGTCCGGGAATTGAGAGCACCCTGACTTTGAATACCGACAAAACTTATGTGTTGGAATCAAGCTATATCGGCGAGAAAAAACAGAACTTTGTGGACAAAGGAACTTTCGAATTCAGTAAGGATGGAAGTTTCATTACCTTGAAAGATGACCAAGATCCTAATGAAAGCAAAGTATTCTTAGTGGGTGAAAACCAAGTCTTTATGGCAGAAAAAGTTGGTGACCGATCCATGAAAGAGGACTACAAACTGACAAAGAAGCTATAA
- the pruA gene encoding L-glutamate gamma-semialdehyde dehydrogenase → MSKAISQVPYAVNEPVRTYEPGSAEVKSLISTYKKMWKEKSAIPMVIGGKEVKTKNEVPLKSPQDHQHDLGFYYKGTMKHVDDAINAALAAREKWNNLGWEQRAAIFLKAADLIAGPYRDRLNAATMIGQSKNVHQAEIDSACELIDFLRFNVEFMTEMYSEQPVSDNGIWNRAEYRPLEGFCFAVTPFNFTAISGNLPSCMAMMGNVVVWKPSDKQILSAKVIMDIFTEAGLPDGVINMIFTSGKETAEKVLSHPDFAGLHFTGSTSVFQSMWKLMGDNIHNYKTYPRIVGETGGKDFVMVHPSANVDAVATALVRGAFEYQGQKCSAASRAYVPKSLWKDVKKVMESQMKTIKMGSPEDPSNFVNAVIDQNSFEKCKGYIERAQKSKDAKVIIGGKCDDKKGWFVEPTVIEATNPKYESVCEEIFGPILSVYVYEDKDWAATLKLVDETSPYSLTGSIFAQDRYAIDEAYKALENAAGNFYINDKPTGAVVGQQPFGGARASGTNDKAGSKMNLLRWVSVRSIKETFVSPKDYKYPYLG, encoded by the coding sequence ATGTCAAAAGCAATTTCACAGGTTCCGTATGCGGTGAACGAACCCGTAAGAACTTATGAACCGGGATCGGCTGAAGTGAAATCCCTGATTTCCACCTATAAAAAAATGTGGAAAGAAAAGTCAGCAATTCCAATGGTGATCGGAGGAAAAGAGGTGAAAACCAAGAACGAAGTTCCCCTGAAATCGCCACAGGACCACCAACACGACCTCGGTTTCTATTACAAAGGAACCATGAAACATGTGGACGACGCGATTAACGCCGCTTTGGCTGCAAGAGAAAAATGGAACAACCTCGGTTGGGAACAGCGCGCCGCAATCTTCCTTAAAGCCGCAGATTTGATCGCAGGTCCTTACAGAGACCGACTGAACGCCGCGACCATGATCGGACAAAGTAAAAATGTGCATCAGGCAGAAATCGACTCCGCTTGCGAACTGATTGATTTCCTTAGATTTAACGTGGAATTCATGACCGAAATGTACAGCGAGCAACCTGTTTCTGACAACGGAATTTGGAACCGTGCAGAATACAGACCGTTGGAAGGATTTTGCTTCGCTGTGACTCCATTCAACTTTACCGCAATTTCTGGGAATCTACCTTCGTGTATGGCGATGATGGGGAATGTGGTGGTTTGGAAACCTTCCGACAAACAGATTCTTTCTGCAAAAGTAATTATGGACATCTTTACCGAGGCAGGTTTGCCAGATGGTGTGATCAACATGATTTTCACCAGCGGAAAAGAAACTGCTGAAAAAGTTCTTTCGCATCCTGACTTCGCGGGATTACATTTCACCGGTTCAACCAGCGTTTTCCAGAGCATGTGGAAACTGATGGGCGACAATATCCACAACTATAAAACCTACCCAAGAATTGTGGGCGAAACGGGTGGAAAAGACTTCGTAATGGTGCATCCTTCCGCAAATGTTGACGCAGTTGCAACCGCTTTGGTAAGAGGAGCTTTCGAATATCAAGGTCAGAAATGTTCCGCCGCTTCCAGAGCGTATGTTCCAAAATCTTTATGGAAAGACGTGAAGAAAGTTATGGAATCACAAATGAAAACCATCAAAATGGGAAGTCCTGAAGATCCATCGAACTTCGTGAATGCGGTGATTGACCAAAATTCATTCGAAAAATGTAAAGGATATATCGAGAGAGCGCAAAAATCAAAAGACGCTAAAGTGATTATCGGCGGAAAATGCGACGACAAAAAGGGCTGGTTTGTAGAGCCAACCGTAATCGAGGCGACGAATCCGAAATACGAGTCGGTGTGCGAAGAGATTTTCGGACCAATCCTTTCCGTTTATGTTTATGAAGATAAAGATTGGGCAGCAACATTGAAATTAGTTGATGAAACCTCACCATATTCCTTGACTGGATCAATTTTCGCTCAAGACAGATATGCGATCGACGAAGCATACAAAGCTTTGGAAAATGCCGCAGGAAACTTCTATATCAACGACAAACCAACCGGAGCAGTTGTTGGTCAGCAACCGTTTGGTGGAGCGAGAGCTTCAGGAACCAACGACAAAGCGGGGTCTAAGATGAACCTTCTTCGTTGGGTTTCTGTGAGAAGTATTAAGGAAACTTTTGTAAGTCCAAAAGATTATAAGTATCCGTATCTTGGTTAA
- a CDS encoding adenine phosphoribosyltransferase, whose protein sequence is MTNPELIKKLESTIENIPDFPKPGIQFKDITPIFLNPKLYEEVIEDLANFSRGKIDAVCGIESRGYLFGIAIAVALEVPFILIRKKGKLPPPFVGQKYDLEYGSAEIEMRTGQLQPGERVLIHDDLLATGGTTEAAAKLVEKQGGKVTQFSFLIGLKDLCGTDRLKQFDAEIHQILEY, encoded by the coding sequence ATGACCAATCCGGAACTTATCAAGAAATTAGAAAGCACCATCGAGAATATCCCTGATTTTCCAAAACCTGGAATTCAGTTTAAAGACATCACACCGATATTTCTGAATCCTAAACTGTACGAGGAAGTCATTGAAGATTTAGCCAATTTCAGCCGCGGAAAGATCGACGCAGTTTGCGGAATCGAAAGCAGAGGTTACCTTTTCGGGATCGCCATCGCAGTCGCACTCGAAGTGCCATTCATCCTCATCAGAAAAAAAGGCAAACTTCCGCCGCCATTTGTAGGTCAGAAATATGATTTGGAATATGGTTCTGCAGAAATTGAAATGAGAACCGGTCAACTCCAACCCGGCGAGAGGGTGCTGATCCACGACGACTTACTCGCAACTGGCGGAACTACGGAAGCCGCCGCAAAACTCGTTGAAAAGCAGGGCGGAAAAGTTACCCAGTTCAGCTTCCTGATCGGCTTGAAAGATCTGTGCGGAACAGACCGGCTGAAACAGTTCGACGCTGAAATCCACCAGATTCTGGAATATTGA
- a CDS encoding YtxH domain-containing protein, with product MSTKRNGLLALLGLGALAWWKYKNSTPEEQQAVKDKLNTAKDNFNKWGSDLKNKANEVASQVQNKVDEAKTTVQD from the coding sequence ATGAGCACTAAAAGAAACGGTTTATTAGCTTTATTAGGACTTGGAGCACTCGCTTGGTGGAAATACAAAAACTCTACTCCAGAAGAGCAACAAGCAGTAAAGGATAAACTTAACACCGCAAAAGACAACTTCAACAAATGGGGAAGTGATCTGAAAAACAAAGCAAATGAAGTTGCTTCCCAAGTTCAGAACAAAGTTGACGAAGCGAAAACTACAGTTCAGGATTAA
- the ribH gene encoding 6,7-dimethyl-8-ribityllumazine synthase codes for MATVNLSDYKPLQLTDAGSFRIGIVVSEWNGFVTHNLRDGALETLKKEGVLEENIQLFSVPGAFELNYASMQLCKERTFDAVISIGCVIRGETPHFDYVCSAVAQGIKDCNILTDTPTIFCLLTDDNKEQSIARSGGDLGNKGVEAAATALQMIDFKRKLSVKKGHIGFGS; via the coding sequence ATGGCTACTGTAAATCTTTCAGATTACAAACCATTGCAACTAACTGATGCCGGTTCTTTCAGAATCGGTATCGTTGTTTCAGAATGGAACGGTTTCGTAACTCATAACCTTCGCGACGGCGCTTTGGAAACTTTGAAGAAAGAAGGTGTCCTTGAAGAAAATATCCAGCTGTTTTCTGTTCCCGGAGCATTTGAACTGAATTATGCTTCCATGCAGCTCTGCAAGGAAAGAACGTTCGATGCCGTAATTTCTATCGGATGTGTGATCCGTGGTGAGACGCCGCACTTCGACTACGTGTGTTCCGCAGTTGCGCAGGGAATCAAAGACTGCAATATCTTAACCGATACTCCCACGATCTTCTGCCTATTGACGGACGACAATAAAGAACAGTCGATTGCAAGAAGTGGAGGAGATTTGGGAAATAAAGGGGTAGAAGCTGCTGCGACGGCATTACAAATGATCGACTTTAAACGAAAGCTTTCGGTGAAGAAAGGTCATATCGGTTTTGGCAGCTAA
- the ypfJ gene encoding KPN_02809 family neutral zinc metallopeptidase, which produces MKWTNDRSQNVDDRRGSGGGGGLLVGGGLGTLIIAAIIFFLGGDPSAILSSGMNSAPQTEQRDLTPDELKVRDFVSMVTAETEKTWGRVFQDNGMQYRPPKVVMFEAVTQSGCGTAQAAMGPFYCPADQTVYMDMSFFRELQQRFGAKVTEFSVAYVLAHEIGHHVQTLLGTTQKVDQLRRSGRYSEAEMNRVSVATELQADFYAGLWARQTQNRENILEPGDIESAISAAEAVGDDNIQSRSQGYVNQEGFTHGSSAQRKEWFMKGYNTGDIRQGDTFNTLLK; this is translated from the coding sequence ATGAAATGGACAAACGATAGAAGCCAAAATGTTGACGACCGACGCGGAAGTGGCGGCGGTGGCGGACTTTTGGTTGGTGGCGGATTGGGAACACTCATCATCGCTGCAATTATTTTCTTCCTTGGCGGCGATCCTTCGGCAATACTTTCCTCGGGAATGAATAGCGCGCCACAAACAGAGCAACGCGATTTGACGCCAGATGAATTGAAGGTAAGAGATTTTGTTTCAATGGTTACCGCAGAAACCGAGAAAACTTGGGGAAGAGTGTTCCAGGACAACGGAATGCAGTACCGACCACCAAAAGTAGTAATGTTTGAAGCAGTGACACAGTCAGGATGCGGAACCGCGCAAGCTGCAATGGGGCCGTTTTATTGTCCTGCTGACCAAACCGTTTATATGGACATGAGTTTCTTCCGTGAACTGCAGCAAAGATTCGGTGCTAAAGTGACGGAGTTTTCTGTAGCTTATGTTTTGGCACACGAAATCGGTCACCACGTACAAACGCTTTTAGGAACGACACAGAAAGTGGATCAGCTCCGAAGAAGCGGAAGATATTCTGAAGCGGAAATGAACAGGGTTTCTGTAGCGACCGAACTTCAGGCGGATTTCTACGCCGGACTTTGGGCAAGACAAACTCAAAACCGAGAAAATATTTTGGAACCGGGAGATATTGAATCTGCAATTTCTGCAGCGGAAGCAGTAGGTGACGACAATATTCAAAGCCGTTCGCAAGGATACGTTAATCAGGAAGGATTCACTCACGGTAGTTCTGCTCAGCGTAAGGAGTGGTTCATGAAAGGTTACAACACCGGAGATATTCGGCAGGGAGACACTTTCAACACGCTCTTGAAATAA
- a CDS encoding YfgM family protein: MAKFNKKPNKKELEGKETVEVFRDLDKTAFDTEQFIEKHAKTLITVFGALVLAVLGYFAFQQFYLGPKNEEATMSYLAAQKNLSDGKDELAFGGKTAANPGFMGTYNNFSGTKVGKLSAYNAGLLKFKEGKYQEAYDLLDKFSSENATLMALKYGAMADCMSNLNKNDDALSLLDKATTASDDPYTSYYFTRKAGIMALAMKKNAEAKKYFSTIDEKFQDYDNGMSDSYIEMVKYY, from the coding sequence ATGGCAAAGTTCAACAAAAAACCAAATAAAAAAGAGCTTGAAGGAAAGGAAACGGTAGAAGTTTTCAGAGACCTCGACAAAACAGCATTCGATACTGAGCAGTTTATTGAAAAACACGCGAAAACATTAATCACTGTTTTCGGAGCTTTGGTATTGGCAGTTTTAGGTTATTTCGCTTTCCAGCAGTTTTATCTGGGACCAAAAAATGAGGAGGCAACAATGAGCTACCTCGCTGCACAAAAAAATCTTTCAGACGGGAAAGATGAACTTGCTTTTGGTGGAAAAACCGCTGCAAACCCTGGTTTCATGGGAACTTACAATAACTTCTCCGGAACCAAAGTAGGAAAACTTTCTGCTTACAACGCAGGTCTGCTGAAATTCAAGGAGGGTAAATATCAGGAAGCTTATGACTTGCTCGACAAGTTTTCTTCTGAAAATGCAACCTTGATGGCTTTGAAATATGGCGCAATGGCCGACTGTATGTCAAATCTCAACAAAAACGACGACGCACTTTCACTTTTAGACAAAGCGACTACCGCTTCAGACGATCCTTACACTTCCTACTACTTCACCAGAAAAGCAGGAATTATGGCGTTGGCAATGAAGAAAAATGCGGAAGCTAAAAAATACTTCTCGACGATTGACGAAAAGTTCCAGGATTATGACAACGGAATGTCGGATTCATACATCGAAATGGTAAAATATTATTAA